A single Curtobacterium sp. MCSS17_015 DNA region contains:
- a CDS encoding carbohydrate ABC transporter permease: protein MVVFVVYSFAPLFYLLVNSTKTQASLLSTFGLWFGGDFHLWQNIVDTLTYNDGIFVQWLGNTLLYVVVGAGGATLLATVAGYGMAKFQFPGRRAVFAVVLGAIAVPGTALAVPTFLLFSQVGLTNTPWAIILPSLISPFGMYLIWTYAVEAIPTELIEAARMDGAGEFRIFFTIALKLLAPGVVTVLLFAVVATWNNYFLPLIMLSDPKWYPLTVGLNQWNAQATGSGAQPIYNLVVTGSLLTIIPIVVAFLFLQRFWQSGLAAGSVKA, encoded by the coding sequence ATGGTCGTCTTCGTCGTCTACTCGTTCGCACCGCTCTTCTACCTGCTGGTGAACAGCACGAAGACACAGGCGTCCCTGCTGTCCACCTTCGGCCTCTGGTTCGGCGGCGACTTCCACCTATGGCAGAACATCGTCGACACGCTCACCTACAACGACGGCATCTTCGTCCAGTGGCTCGGCAACACGCTGCTCTACGTGGTCGTCGGGGCCGGTGGCGCGACGCTGCTCGCGACCGTCGCCGGGTACGGCATGGCGAAGTTCCAGTTCCCCGGGCGCCGCGCGGTGTTCGCCGTCGTCCTCGGCGCGATCGCCGTCCCGGGCACCGCCCTGGCGGTCCCGACGTTCCTGCTCTTCTCGCAGGTCGGCCTGACGAACACCCCGTGGGCGATCATCCTGCCGTCGCTCATCAGTCCGTTCGGCATGTACCTCATCTGGACCTACGCGGTCGAGGCGATCCCGACCGAGCTCATCGAGGCCGCCCGCATGGACGGCGCCGGCGAGTTCCGGATCTTCTTCACCATCGCACTGAAGCTCCTGGCCCCCGGCGTCGTCACGGTCCTGCTGTTCGCGGTCGTCGCCACCTGGAACAACTACTTCCTGCCGCTCATCATGCTGAGCGACCCGAAGTGGTACCCGCTGACCGTCGGCCTCAACCAGTGGAACGCGCAGGCCACCGGCTCCGGTGCGCAGCCGATCTACAACCTCGTCGTCACCGGCTCGCTCCTCACGATCATCCCGATCGTGGTCGCGTTCCTCTTCCTCCAGCGCTTCTGGCAGTCCGGCCTCGCGGCCGGGTCCGTCAAGGCCTGA
- a CDS encoding LacI family DNA-binding transcriptional regulator yields the protein MTISTTTTDPAPTPRRAPSLSAVAEVAGVSMQTVSRVARGFDNVSPETRSRVQQAMAELGYRPNRAARALRSGRFRTIGVIMFTLASFGNMRTLEAIADAAGAADFTITLLPMASRTEEGVRSAFSRLHEQAVDGVVIIIESHVIDTAEVALPDGVPMVVIDSTGTTEHPAIDTDQADGARLATQHLLDLGHDTVWHVSGPASSYSAARRQAAWAATLTAAGRTVPPVFEGDWNTSSGYRAGLSIAARPDITAVFAANDQTALGVLRACHELGRAVPSTLSVVGFDDSPESDSFWPPLTTVHQSFDEVGRRAVATLLTQIEGGAATAATDLVPVRLVERASTAAPPAR from the coding sequence GTGACCATCTCGACCACCACCACCGACCCCGCGCCGACCCCTCGCCGCGCGCCGTCGCTCTCCGCCGTGGCCGAGGTCGCCGGCGTCTCCATGCAGACCGTCTCCCGGGTGGCCCGGGGCTTCGACAACGTCAGCCCCGAGACCCGGTCCCGCGTCCAGCAGGCGATGGCCGAACTCGGGTACCGCCCGAACCGTGCCGCTCGCGCGCTGCGCTCCGGGCGCTTCCGGACCATCGGCGTGATCATGTTCACCCTGGCGTCCTTCGGCAACATGCGCACGCTCGAGGCCATCGCCGACGCCGCGGGAGCCGCCGACTTCACGATCACGCTGCTGCCCATGGCCTCACGGACCGAGGAGGGCGTCCGGAGCGCCTTCTCCCGCCTGCACGAACAGGCCGTCGACGGCGTCGTCATCATCATCGAGTCGCACGTCATCGACACCGCCGAGGTCGCCCTGCCCGACGGCGTCCCCATGGTCGTGATCGACTCGACCGGCACCACCGAGCACCCGGCGATCGACACCGACCAGGCCGACGGCGCCCGGCTCGCAACGCAGCACCTGCTCGACCTCGGCCACGACACCGTCTGGCACGTCTCCGGTCCGGCGTCGTCGTACTCGGCGGCGCGACGGCAGGCAGCGTGGGCGGCGACGCTGACGGCGGCGGGACGCACCGTGCCCCCGGTGTTCGAGGGCGACTGGAACACATCGTCCGGGTACCGCGCCGGTCTGTCGATCGCGGCACGGCCCGACATCACGGCGGTGTTCGCGGCGAACGACCAGACCGCGCTCGGAGTGCTCCGCGCCTGTCACGAGCTCGGCCGGGCGGTCCCGTCGACCCTGAGCGTGGTGGGCTTCGACGACTCCCCCGAGTCCGACTCGTTCTGGCCGCCGCTGACCACCGTGCACCAGTCGTTCGACGAGGTCGGACGACGCGCGGTCGCCACGCTGCTCACCCAGATCGAGGGCGGGGCGGCCACCGCGGCGACCGACCTGGTGCCGGTGCGGCTCGTCGAGCGCGCGAGCACGGCGGCGCCGCCCGCGCGCTGA
- a CDS encoding sugar ABC transporter permease encodes MSTLTARSPEAAPRRGEGTTPAPRRRAKPRGRMTGWLFVGPFVAVLVLMLIVPIGYALWLSLFRDQLIGGNQFVWFANYVQLVQDAKFWSGFGRVAVFLVVQVPIMLGLALVAALALDSARLWGTSFFRIAVFLPYAVPGVVAALIWGFIYGNQFGLTGAANDALGIDLLQPFSPSWVLTSIGNVVTWEFLGYNMLIFYAALRTVPGELYEAAELDGAGPMRTVFSIKLPALRGPMVIATIFSIIGSFQLFNEPNLLKTLAPNVIGSAFTPNMYAYSLSFSGQQFNYSATVAIVMGVITAVIAYVVQVRGTREENR; translated from the coding sequence ATGAGCACGCTCACCGCGCGGAGCCCCGAGGCCGCGCCGCGACGCGGCGAGGGTACGACGCCCGCACCGCGTCGCCGTGCGAAGCCTCGCGGCCGCATGACCGGCTGGCTCTTCGTCGGCCCGTTCGTCGCCGTCCTCGTCCTCATGCTCATCGTCCCGATCGGCTACGCCCTGTGGCTCAGCCTGTTCCGCGACCAGCTCATCGGTGGCAACCAGTTCGTCTGGTTCGCCAACTACGTCCAGCTCGTCCAGGACGCCAAGTTCTGGTCCGGGTTCGGTCGGGTCGCGGTCTTCCTGGTCGTGCAGGTGCCGATCATGCTCGGTCTCGCCCTCGTCGCCGCCCTGGCCCTCGACAGCGCCCGCCTGTGGGGCACGTCCTTCTTCCGCATCGCGGTGTTCCTGCCGTACGCGGTCCCCGGCGTCGTCGCAGCACTCATCTGGGGCTTCATCTACGGCAACCAGTTCGGTCTCACCGGTGCGGCGAACGACGCGCTCGGGATCGACCTGCTGCAGCCCTTCAGCCCGAGCTGGGTCCTCACCTCGATCGGCAACGTCGTCACGTGGGAGTTCCTCGGCTACAACATGCTGATCTTCTACGCCGCCCTCCGCACCGTGCCCGGGGAGCTGTACGAGGCGGCCGAGCTCGACGGCGCCGGCCCGATGCGCACCGTCTTCTCGATCAAGCTCCCGGCCCTCCGCGGTCCGATGGTCATCGCCACGATCTTCTCGATCATCGGCAGCTTCCAGCTCTTCAACGAGCCGAACCTGCTCAAGACCCTGGCCCCGAACGTCATCGGCAGCGCCTTCACCCCGAACATGTACGCCTACTCGCTGTCCTTCAGCGGCCAGCAGTTCAACTACTCCGCCACCGTCGCGATCGTGATGGGCGTCATCACCGCGGTGATCGCCTACGTCGTCCAGGTCCGCGGCACACGCGAGGAGAACCGATGA
- a CDS encoding sugar ABC transporter substrate-binding protein — protein MQKRLRRGLSALAIGVTAAMALAACASGGSGSGGSASDIDKALDEGGTLTYWSWTPSAKDQVAAFEKAYPKVKVKLVNAGTGADQYTKLQNTVKAGSGAPDVAQVEYYALPQFALSESLLNLSDYGFGDLEDKFAASTWNSVSMDGEVYGLPQDSGPMAMFYNKTVFDEYGIEVPKTWDEYVAAAKKLHEADPEKYLAADSGDAGFTTSMIAQAGGTPFTTDGEEVTINLQDEGTKKWTETWDQLVEQGLLAKTVGWTDDWYKQLGNGQIATMITGAWMPGNLEASVAEAAGDWRVAPMPTYDSGTATTANNGGSAEVVMEQSKNPALAAGFLKWLNSSEESTKVFMESGGFPSTTADLESSAFLEEKPEYFGGQQINKVLVDASKSSDNDFTYLPYQVYANSVYADTVGQSYEKGTSLESGLEAWQDALVKYGKDQGFTVSTK, from the coding sequence ATGCAGAAGCGTCTCCGGCGCGGGCTCAGCGCCCTCGCCATCGGCGTCACCGCCGCCATGGCCCTCGCCGCCTGTGCGTCCGGCGGCTCCGGCTCCGGCGGCTCCGCCTCGGACATCGACAAGGCCCTCGACGAGGGTGGCACCCTGACCTACTGGTCGTGGACGCCGTCCGCGAAGGACCAGGTCGCCGCGTTCGAGAAGGCCTACCCGAAGGTGAAGGTCAAGCTCGTCAACGCCGGCACCGGCGCCGACCAGTACACCAAGCTGCAGAACACCGTGAAGGCCGGCTCGGGCGCGCCGGACGTCGCCCAGGTCGAGTACTACGCCCTGCCGCAGTTCGCCCTGTCCGAGTCGCTCCTCAACCTGTCCGACTACGGGTTCGGTGACCTGGAGGACAAGTTCGCCGCGAGCACCTGGAACTCCGTGTCGATGGACGGCGAGGTCTACGGCCTGCCCCAGGACTCCGGCCCCATGGCGATGTTCTACAACAAGACCGTGTTCGACGAGTACGGCATCGAGGTGCCGAAGACCTGGGACGAGTACGTCGCGGCTGCGAAGAAGCTGCACGAAGCCGACCCCGAGAAGTACCTGGCCGCCGACTCCGGCGACGCGGGCTTCACGACGAGCATGATCGCCCAGGCCGGCGGCACCCCGTTCACCACCGACGGCGAGGAGGTGACGATCAACCTGCAGGACGAGGGCACGAAGAAGTGGACCGAGACCTGGGACCAGCTCGTCGAGCAGGGGCTCCTGGCCAAGACCGTCGGCTGGACCGATGACTGGTACAAGCAGCTCGGCAACGGCCAGATCGCGACGATGATCACCGGCGCGTGGATGCCCGGCAACCTCGAGGCGAGCGTCGCCGAGGCCGCAGGCGACTGGCGCGTCGCCCCGATGCCGACCTACGACAGCGGCACCGCGACCACCGCGAACAACGGCGGCAGCGCCGAGGTCGTCATGGAGCAGTCGAAGAACCCGGCCCTGGCCGCGGGCTTCCTCAAGTGGCTGAACTCGTCGGAGGAGTCCACGAAGGTCTTCATGGAGTCGGGCGGGTTCCCGTCGACCACCGCCGACCTGGAGTCCTCGGCGTTCCTCGAGGAGAAGCCCGAGTACTTCGGCGGGCAGCAGATCAACAAGGTGCTCGTCGACGCGTCGAAGTCCTCGGACAACGACTTCACCTACCTGCCGTACCAGGTGTACGCCAACAGCGTCTACGCCGACACCGTCGGACAGTCGTACGAGAAGGGCACGTCGCTCGAATCCGGGCTCGAGGCCTGGCAGGACGCGCTCGTGAAGTACGGCAAGGACCAGGGCTTCACGGTCTCCACCAAGTAG